In one window of Thermus aquaticus DNA:
- the crcB gene encoding fluoride efflux transporter CrcB — protein sequence MERYLLVMVGGAIGSLLRYLVGAWVQGLLGPAFPWSTLFVNALGSFLIGAVVRLSLEGALSGEARLFLAVGVLGGFTTFSSFSYETLALLQDGEALAALTYALGSLLLGFFLAYLGYRLGGMLVA from the coding sequence GTGGAGCGGTACCTCCTGGTCATGGTGGGCGGGGCCATCGGCTCCTTGCTGCGCTACCTCGTGGGGGCCTGGGTCCAAGGGCTTCTGGGCCCCGCCTTTCCCTGGAGCACCCTTTTTGTCAACGCCCTAGGGAGCTTTCTCATCGGGGCGGTGGTGCGGCTTTCCCTGGAGGGGGCCCTTTCCGGGGAGGCCAGGCTCTTTCTGGCCGTGGGGGTGCTGGGCGGGTTCACCACCTTCTCCAGCTTCAGCTACGAGACCCTGGCCCTTCTTCAGGACGGCGAGGCCCTGGCGGCCTTGACCTACGCTTTGGGAAGCCTCCTTCTAGGCTTTTTCCTGGCCTACCTGGGCTACCGCCTTGGCGGTATGCTGGTGGCATGA
- the pilB gene encoding type IV pilus assembly ATPase PilB — MSVLSIGDKRLGAILLDSGLLTDEELQMALERHREVGGSLAEVLVDMGLLSERRIAQAIEDHFGIPLVELHKMEIPPKVRALLPAEKAKELQAIPFALDEEAGVVRVAFVNPLDTLALEEVEDLTGLVVEPYQATKSDFLYALAKNYPELGLPLPPPPPGPGQEELKLGEVLVKKGLISRDVLEEALVEQERTGDLLGRILVQKGLKEEDLYQALAEQKGLEFLPSTEGLTIDPAATSLLLRSDALRYSAVPVAIREGKVEVVLADPRHLEAVEELLGRPARFFLTLPKAWEDLFHRAYPEKGRLGEVLVQEGRLSREGLREALEVQKRLPKAKPLGEILVELGLVRPEDVEEALKKQRQGGGRLEDTLIQSGKLKPEALAQAVATQLGYPYINPEENPPDPGAALLIPEDLARRYGVFPHHVEGKTLVLLMKDPRNILALDDVRLALKRKGLNYEVTPAVATEAAITKLIERFYGKEELGELAKELSKGYQQEEEAAIGELDESAAQKFVKQVIREAYLQDASDIHVEPRPTDVLVRLRVDGTLRQYTTLPKGALGPVISVIKIMGGLNIAEKRLPQDGRVRYREGTIDLDLRLSTLPTVYGEKAVMRLLKKAADIPEIEQLGFAPGVFERFQEVISKPYGIFLITGPTGSGKSFTTFSILKRIATPDKNTQTIEDPVEYEIPGINQTQVNPQAGLTFARALRAFLRQDPDIIMVGEIRDSETAKIATEAALTGHLVIATLHTNDAAQAITRLDEMGVELFNISAALIGVLSQRLVRKICDHCKVEVKPDPEVLKRIGLSEKEIQGAKLYKGMGCERCGGTGYKGRYAIHELLVVDDEIRHAIVAGKSATEIKEIARQKGMKTLREDGIYKALLGITTLEEVLARTIE; from the coding sequence ATGAGCGTGCTCAGCATCGGCGACAAGCGGCTTGGCGCCATCCTTTTGGATTCCGGGCTCCTCACCGACGAGGAGCTCCAGATGGCCCTAGAACGGCACCGGGAGGTGGGGGGATCCCTGGCCGAGGTCCTGGTGGACATGGGCCTTCTCTCAGAAAGGCGCATCGCCCAGGCCATTGAGGATCACTTCGGCATCCCGCTGGTGGAGCTCCACAAGATGGAGATCCCACCCAAGGTGAGGGCCCTCCTTCCCGCCGAAAAGGCCAAGGAGCTTCAGGCCATCCCCTTCGCCCTGGACGAGGAGGCCGGGGTGGTCCGGGTGGCCTTCGTGAACCCCCTGGACACCCTGGCCCTCGAGGAGGTGGAGGACCTCACCGGCCTGGTGGTGGAGCCCTACCAGGCCACCAAGAGCGACTTCCTCTACGCCTTGGCCAAGAACTACCCCGAGCTGGGCCTCCCTCTCCCCCCACCCCCCCCGGGCCCCGGCCAGGAGGAGCTGAAGCTGGGGGAAGTTCTGGTGAAAAAAGGGCTCATAAGCCGGGATGTCTTAGAAGAAGCCCTGGTGGAGCAGGAACGCACCGGGGACCTCCTGGGCAGGATCTTGGTACAAAAGGGACTCAAGGAGGAGGACCTCTACCAGGCCCTGGCAGAGCAAAAGGGCCTGGAGTTCCTCCCCTCCACCGAGGGCCTCACCATAGACCCGGCGGCCACCTCCCTCCTCCTCCGCTCCGATGCCCTTCGGTATAGCGCTGTGCCCGTGGCCATCCGCGAGGGAAAGGTGGAGGTGGTTCTGGCCGACCCCCGGCACCTGGAGGCGGTGGAGGAGCTCTTGGGCCGCCCCGCCCGCTTTTTCCTCACGCTCCCCAAGGCCTGGGAGGACCTCTTCCACCGGGCCTACCCGGAAAAGGGCAGGCTCGGAGAGGTCCTGGTGCAGGAGGGCCGCCTCTCCCGGGAAGGGCTCAGGGAGGCCCTCGAGGTGCAAAAGCGCCTCCCCAAGGCCAAGCCCCTGGGGGAGATCCTGGTGGAGCTGGGCCTGGTCCGGCCCGAGGACGTGGAGGAGGCCCTGAAGAAACAGAGGCAGGGTGGAGGGCGCCTGGAGGACACCCTGATCCAGTCGGGGAAGCTGAAGCCCGAGGCCCTGGCCCAGGCGGTGGCCACGCAACTGGGCTACCCCTACATCAACCCCGAGGAGAACCCCCCGGACCCCGGGGCCGCCCTCCTCATCCCCGAGGACCTGGCCCGGCGCTACGGGGTCTTTCCCCACCACGTGGAGGGGAAGACCCTCGTCCTCCTCATGAAGGACCCCCGCAACATCCTGGCCCTGGACGACGTGCGCCTGGCCCTCAAGCGCAAAGGGCTTAACTACGAGGTCACCCCGGCGGTGGCCACCGAGGCGGCCATCACCAAGCTCATTGAGCGCTTCTACGGCAAGGAGGAGCTGGGGGAGCTGGCCAAGGAGCTCTCCAAGGGCTACCAGCAGGAAGAGGAAGCGGCCATCGGGGAGCTGGACGAGAGCGCCGCCCAAAAGTTCGTCAAGCAGGTCATCCGCGAGGCCTATTTGCAGGACGCTTCCGACATCCACGTAGAGCCCAGGCCCACCGACGTCCTGGTACGCCTCCGCGTGGACGGCACCCTGCGCCAGTACACCACCCTGCCCAAGGGGGCCCTGGGCCCGGTGATCAGCGTCATCAAGATCATGGGCGGGCTCAACATCGCCGAGAAGCGCCTCCCCCAGGACGGCCGCGTGCGCTACCGGGAAGGGACCATTGACCTGGACCTCCGCCTCTCCACCCTGCCCACCGTCTACGGGGAGAAGGCGGTGATGCGCCTCCTCAAGAAGGCCGCCGACATCCCCGAAATAGAGCAGCTGGGCTTCGCTCCCGGGGTCTTTGAGCGCTTCCAGGAGGTGATCTCCAAGCCCTACGGCATCTTCCTCATCACCGGCCCCACAGGGTCGGGCAAGAGCTTCACCACCTTCTCCATCCTGAAGCGCATCGCCACCCCCGATAAGAACACCCAGACCATTGAGGACCCGGTGGAGTACGAAATCCCCGGCATCAACCAGACCCAGGTAAACCCCCAGGCGGGCCTCACCTTTGCCCGGGCCCTGAGGGCCTTCCTGCGGCAGGACCCGGACATCATCATGGTGGGGGAGATCCGCGACTCGGAGACGGCCAAGATCGCCACCGAGGCCGCCCTCACCGGCCACCTGGTCATCGCCACCCTGCACACCAACGACGCCGCCCAGGCCATCACCCGCCTGGACGAGATGGGGGTGGAGCTCTTCAACATCTCCGCCGCCCTTATCGGGGTCCTCTCCCAGAGGCTGGTGCGGAAGATCTGCGACCACTGCAAGGTGGAGGTGAAGCCCGACCCCGAGGTCCTGAAGCGGATCGGCCTGAGCGAAAAGGAGATCCAGGGGGCCAAGCTCTACAAGGGCATGGGGTGCGAGCGGTGCGGCGGCACAGGGTACAAGGGCCGCTACGCCATCCACGAGCTTCTGGTGGTGGACGACGAGATCCGCCACGCCATCGTGGCGGGGAAGTCGGCCACGGAGATCAAGGAGATAGCCAGGCAAAAGGGCATGAAGACCCTGCGGGAGGACGGCATCTACAAAGCGCTCCTGGGCATCACCACCCTCGAGGAGGTCCTGGCGCGTACCATTGAGTAA
- a CDS encoding DUF4395 family protein, whose protein sequence is MRVDRNQLRFNQALLVVLLPLAALWDQPWLVYLLFLLMASQHAPWDLMVALKRLLRVPPAVVEEDPRPHRFARFLGAVFLGLASLFLLLGLKGVGYALALVVALLALINLAFGFCLGCFLYLHLRYARALFTGK, encoded by the coding sequence ATGAGGGTGGATCGGAACCAACTCCGCTTTAACCAGGCCCTTTTGGTCGTCCTCCTTCCCCTGGCGGCCCTTTGGGACCAGCCCTGGCTGGTCTACCTCCTCTTCCTCCTTATGGCCAGCCAGCACGCCCCCTGGGACCTGATGGTGGCCTTGAAGCGCCTTCTCCGGGTGCCCCCGGCGGTGGTGGAGGAGGACCCCAGGCCCCACCGCTTCGCCCGCTTCCTGGGGGCGGTGTTCCTGGGGCTGGCCTCTCTCTTCCTCCTCCTGGGCCTGAAGGGGGTGGGGTACGCCCTGGCCCTGGTGGTGGCCCTTCTGGCCTTGATCAACCTGGCCTTCGGCTTCTGCCTGGGGTGCTTCCTCTACCTGCACCTGCGCTACGCCAGGGCCCTCTTCACCGGGAAATAG
- a CDS encoding histidinol-phosphatase HisJ family protein — protein MVDSHVHTPLCGHAEGSPEEYLFQARKMGLKGLVFTDHSPMPSWYDPGSRMRLSELPFYLLALERVRERNPDLYVGIGLEADYHPGTEAFVAQVVRSYPFDYVLGSVHYLGAWPLDHPDHQEEYAWRDLVEVYRAYFQEVERAARSGLFHAIAHLDLPKKFGDRLPEEALLELAEPALKAIAEEGLFLDVNTAGLRKPVGEVYPAPALLKRARELGIGVVLGSDAHRPEEVGSAFAETEGLLLSLGFEEAHYFQNGRPLAYSLSRAS, from the coding sequence ATGGTGGATAGCCATGTGCACACCCCCCTCTGCGGCCACGCCGAGGGGAGCCCCGAGGAGTACCTCTTCCAGGCCCGAAAGATGGGGCTAAAGGGCCTGGTCTTCACCGACCACAGCCCCATGCCCTCCTGGTACGACCCGGGGAGCCGGATGCGCCTTAGCGAGCTGCCCTTCTACCTCCTGGCCCTGGAACGGGTGCGGGAGCGGAACCCGGATCTCTACGTGGGCATCGGCCTCGAGGCCGACTACCACCCCGGCACCGAGGCCTTCGTGGCCCAGGTGGTCCGAAGCTACCCCTTTGACTACGTGCTGGGAAGCGTCCACTACCTGGGCGCCTGGCCCCTGGACCACCCCGACCACCAGGAGGAGTACGCCTGGCGGGACCTGGTGGAGGTCTACCGGGCCTACTTCCAGGAGGTGGAACGGGCGGCGAGGAGCGGCCTCTTCCACGCCATCGCCCACCTGGACCTCCCCAAGAAGTTTGGGGACCGCCTACCGGAAGAGGCCCTTTTGGAGCTGGCCGAGCCCGCCCTGAAGGCCATAGCCGAGGAAGGGCTCTTCCTGGACGTGAATACCGCCGGGCTCAGGAAGCCCGTGGGGGAGGTCTACCCCGCCCCGGCCCTCCTCAAGAGGGCCCGGGAGCTTGGGATCGGCGTGGTCCTGGGCTCGGACGCCCACCGGCCCGAGGAGGTGGGCTCCGCCTTCGCCGAAACGGAAGGCCTCCTCCTCTCCTTGGGCTTTGAGGAGGCCCACTACTTCCAAAACGGGAGGCCCCTGGCCTATTCCCTGTCCAGGGCCTCGTAG
- a CDS encoding sulfite oxidase-like oxidoreductase — protein sequence MERLPPGQILTQRFPILTYGEEPEVSREAWRFALSGLVARPLTLTYEELLALPQVELTRDFHCVTRWSRLDVAWKGVRVRDLLERARPKEEAVAALVRSYGGYTTNLLLEDLLREDVILAHTLFGQPLPRERGGPVRLLVPHLYAWKSAKWVREIELLDHLELGFWERLGYHWRGDPWKEERFQEGPIPAASLRFRSRKEGP from the coding sequence ATGGAGCGCCTTCCTCCAGGCCAGATCCTCACCCAGCGCTTCCCCATCCTCACCTACGGGGAGGAGCCGGAGGTCTCCAGGGAGGCCTGGCGCTTCGCCCTCTCGGGCCTGGTGGCGAGGCCCCTCACCCTCACCTACGAGGAGCTCCTCGCCCTGCCCCAGGTGGAGCTCACCCGGGACTTCCACTGCGTGACCCGGTGGAGCCGCCTGGACGTGGCCTGGAAAGGGGTCAGGGTGCGGGACCTCCTGGAGAGGGCCAGGCCAAAGGAGGAGGCCGTGGCCGCTTTGGTGCGAAGCTACGGCGGCTACACCACCAACCTCCTCCTGGAAGACCTCCTGCGGGAGGACGTGATCCTGGCCCACACCCTCTTCGGCCAGCCCCTCCCCCGGGAGCGGGGCGGCCCCGTGCGCCTTCTCGTGCCCCACCTTTACGCCTGGAAGAGCGCCAAGTGGGTGAGGGAGATTGAGCTTCTGGACCATCTGGAGCTGGGCTTTTGGGAAAGGCTGGGCTACCACTGGCGGGGGGACCCCTGGAAGGAGGAGCGCTTCCAGGAGGGCCCCATCCCCGCCGCCAGCCTACGCTTTAGGAGCCGGAAGGAAGGACCATGA
- a CDS encoding DUF190 domain-containing protein, which produces MKLEGEAKLLRIFIGESDRHGGRPLYEAIVLEARKRGLSGASVFKGFMGFGAHSRIHSAKVLQLSEDLPVMVEIVDTEEKIRGFLPVLDGMVREGLVTLEKVEVIRYQSR; this is translated from the coding sequence ATGAAGCTGGAAGGCGAGGCCAAGCTCCTCCGCATCTTCATCGGGGAGTCGGACCGCCACGGGGGGCGGCCCCTTTACGAGGCCATCGTCCTCGAGGCCAGGAAGCGGGGCCTTTCCGGGGCCTCGGTCTTCAAGGGCTTTATGGGTTTTGGGGCCCACTCCCGCATCCACTCGGCCAAGGTGCTCCAGCTCTCCGAGGACCTGCCGGTCATGGTGGAGATCGTGGACACCGAAGAGAAGATCCGGGGCTTCCTGCCGGTGCTGGACGGGATGGTGCGGGAGGGGCTCGTCACCCTGGAGAAGGTGGAGGTGATCCGCTACCAAAGCCGGTGA
- the ribH gene encoding 6,7-dimethyl-8-ribityllumazine synthase: MKPKTLSPILTAKGVRLAIAVGRFNERVTKLLLEGALEAYARLGGDPGEVLVAWVPGSFELPLVAKRLASRPDVDAVVALGAVVRGETPHFEYVAAQAASGLMQAMLQTEKPIVFGVLTTNTPEEAQERAGGKAGNKGAEAVFTAIEMVRLLEAISR; encoded by the coding sequence ATGAAGCCCAAGACCCTCTCCCCCATCCTCACCGCCAAGGGGGTGCGGCTTGCCATCGCCGTGGGCCGCTTCAACGAGCGGGTGACCAAGCTCCTTCTGGAAGGGGCCCTCGAGGCCTACGCCCGCCTGGGCGGGGACCCGGGCGAGGTCCTGGTGGCCTGGGTTCCCGGCTCCTTTGAGCTGCCCCTCGTGGCCAAGCGCCTGGCGAGCCGCCCGGACGTGGATGCGGTGGTGGCCCTGGGGGCGGTGGTGCGGGGGGAAACCCCCCACTTTGAGTACGTGGCCGCCCAGGCCGCCAGCGGCCTCATGCAGGCCATGCTCCAGACCGAGAAGCCCATCGTCTTCGGCGTCCTCACCACCAACACCCCCGAGGAGGCCCAGGAAAGGGCCGGGGGCAAGGCGGGCAACAAGGGCGCCGAGGCGGTCTTCACCGCCATAGAGATGGTGCGCCTCCTAGAGGCTATTTCCCGGTGA
- a CDS encoding YqeG family HAD IIIA-type phosphatase, which translates to MLFPRAVLPSLLHLTPEWLASRGLKGVILDLDNTLLPYGEEVLPPEHEAWLKGLREAVPIYLLSNAMPERFARLQKKLGLPGHAPALKPWLGFRRALRALGLPPHEVAVVGDQVFTDILGGNLVGAYTVLVPPLKEREFFYTRFIRMLETPFRRTKGESA; encoded by the coding sequence ATGCTCTTTCCCCGGGCGGTCCTCCCCTCCCTCCTCCACCTCACCCCAGAGTGGCTGGCGTCCAGGGGCCTGAAGGGGGTGATCCTGGACCTGGACAACACCCTTCTCCCCTACGGGGAGGAGGTTCTTCCCCCCGAGCACGAAGCCTGGCTGAAGGGCCTTAGGGAGGCGGTGCCCATCTACCTCCTCTCCAACGCCATGCCGGAGCGCTTCGCCCGCTTGCAGAAAAAGCTCGGCCTTCCGGGCCACGCCCCGGCCCTCAAGCCCTGGCTAGGGTTCAGGCGGGCTCTGAGGGCCCTGGGCCTGCCCCCCCATGAGGTGGCCGTGGTGGGGGACCAGGTCTTCACCGACATCCTGGGGGGCAACCTGGTGGGGGCCTACACGGTCCTGGTGCCCCCTCTGAAGGAGCGGGAGTTTTTTTACACGCGTTTCATACGGATGCTGGAAACTCCGTTTAGGCGGACCAAGGGGGAATCGGCATGA
- a CDS encoding nicotinamidase translates to MVEVPEIPKVEALELPAKETALIVVDMQNDFAHPQGTLFVPEAPKTVPAIKGLLERARQAGARVVFTQDWHREDDPEFRIWPRHAVAGTWGAEILEELKPRPEELVIQKVRYDAFYGTPLDHYLHLFGVKHLVVVGTVANICVLHTAGSAALRWYQVVLPEDGVSTLTPFDLQAALRQVTFLYQGKVTRAEGVRFV, encoded by the coding sequence ATGGTGGAGGTCCCCGAGATCCCCAAAGTAGAAGCCCTGGAGCTTCCCGCCAAGGAGACCGCCCTGATCGTGGTGGACATGCAAAACGACTTCGCCCACCCCCAAGGAACCCTCTTCGTGCCCGAGGCCCCCAAGACCGTCCCCGCCATAAAGGGCCTACTGGAAAGGGCCCGCCAGGCGGGGGCGCGGGTGGTCTTCACCCAGGACTGGCACCGGGAGGACGACCCCGAGTTCCGGATCTGGCCCCGGCACGCCGTGGCCGGCACCTGGGGGGCGGAGATCCTGGAGGAGCTCAAGCCCAGGCCCGAGGAGCTCGTCATCCAGAAGGTGCGCTACGACGCCTTCTACGGCACCCCCCTGGACCACTACCTGCACCTCTTTGGGGTGAAGCACCTGGTGGTGGTGGGCACCGTGGCCAACATCTGCGTCCTGCACACGGCAGGCTCGGCCGCTTTGCGCTGGTACCAGGTGGTCCTGCCCGAAGACGGGGTGAGCACCCTCACCCCCTTTGACCTGCAGGCCGCCTTGCGCCAGGTCACCTTCCTCTACCAGGGGAAGGTGACCCGGGCCGAAGGGGTGCGGTTTGTGTGA
- the gatB gene encoding Asp-tRNA(Asn)/Glu-tRNA(Gln) amidotransferase subunit GatB: MFEAVIGLEVHLHLKTRTKAFCGCPADPFGAPPNTHTCPVCLGLPGALPVANRKAVEYGLRLALALGSRIPERLVFHRKNYFYPDLPKNYQISQYDLPLGQGGALPLGERMVRIKRLHLEEDAGKSLHLEGRTLLDLNRAGSPLIELVTEPDLRTPEEARLFLQRIQALAQTLGISEASPEEGKMRADVNVSVRRLGEPLGTKVEIKNLNSFKSVQRALEYEIRRQTEILRRGERVKQATMAFEEGSGKTYPMRTKEEEADYRYFPEPDLPPVPIPQPWLEEVRRGLPELPWEKEKRYQALGIKAKDAEVLAYTPSLARFLDEALELSLASPQALANWLLADVAGLLNERGLSLEATRLTPLALARLVALFERGEITSRVAKGLLPELLEGRDPEALVRERGLKVVADEEALRTLVAEVIASMPEAAESVRQGKAKALDALLGQVMRRTRGQARPDLVRRLLQEALGVG; encoded by the coding sequence ATGTTTGAGGCGGTTATCGGCCTCGAGGTCCACCTGCACCTCAAGACCCGGACCAAGGCCTTCTGCGGCTGCCCGGCGGACCCCTTCGGCGCCCCGCCCAACACCCACACCTGCCCCGTCTGCCTGGGCCTTCCAGGAGCTTTGCCCGTGGCCAACCGGAAGGCGGTGGAGTACGGCCTCAGGCTGGCCTTGGCCCTGGGAAGCCGGATCCCGGAAAGACTGGTCTTCCACCGCAAGAACTACTTCTACCCCGACCTGCCCAAGAACTACCAGATCAGCCAGTACGACCTCCCCCTGGGTCAAGGGGGTGCCCTGCCGCTAGGGGAGCGGATGGTGCGCATCAAGCGGCTTCACCTGGAGGAAGACGCCGGCAAAAGCCTCCACCTGGAAGGCCGCACCCTCCTGGACCTGAACCGGGCGGGAAGCCCCCTCATAGAGCTGGTCACCGAGCCCGACCTCAGGACCCCGGAAGAAGCCCGGCTCTTCCTGCAAAGGATCCAGGCCCTGGCCCAGACCCTGGGCATCTCTGAGGCCAGCCCCGAGGAGGGGAAGATGCGGGCCGACGTCAACGTCTCCGTGCGCCGGCTAGGCGAGCCCCTCGGCACCAAGGTGGAGATCAAGAACCTGAACTCCTTCAAAAGCGTCCAGCGGGCCCTGGAGTACGAGATCCGCCGCCAGACCGAGATCCTCAGGCGGGGGGAGAGGGTCAAACAGGCCACCATGGCCTTTGAGGAGGGAAGCGGCAAGACCTACCCCATGCGCACCAAGGAGGAGGAGGCCGACTACCGCTACTTCCCCGAGCCCGACCTCCCCCCGGTGCCCATACCCCAGCCCTGGCTGGAGGAGGTGCGGCGGGGCCTCCCGGAACTCCCCTGGGAAAAGGAGAAACGCTACCAGGCCCTTGGCATCAAGGCCAAGGACGCCGAGGTCCTGGCCTACACCCCCTCCCTGGCCCGCTTCCTGGACGAGGCCCTGGAGCTTAGCCTCGCCTCCCCCCAGGCCCTGGCCAACTGGCTCCTGGCCGACGTGGCAGGGCTTTTGAACGAGCGGGGGCTTTCCCTTGAGGCCACCCGCCTCACGCCTTTGGCCCTGGCCCGCCTGGTGGCCCTCTTTGAGCGGGGGGAGATCACGAGCCGCGTGGCCAAGGGCCTTCTCCCCGAGCTTCTGGAAGGGCGAGACCCCGAGGCCTTGGTGCGGGAGCGGGGCCTCAAGGTGGTGGCCGACGAGGAGGCGCTGAGGACCCTGGTGGCCGAGGTCATCGCCAGCATGCCCGAGGCGGCGGAGAGCGTGCGCCAGGGCAAGGCCAAGGCCCTGGACGCCCTTTTGGGCCAGGTGATGCGCCGCACCCGGGGGCAGGCCAGGCCCGACCTGGTGCGCCGCCTCCTCCAAGAGGCCCTTGGGGTAGGATAG
- the pgeF gene encoding peptidoglycan editing factor PgeF, which produces MVPLLTTPLPTPHGFTTREGGVSQGPYGSLNLSAATGDDPQKVAENQRRVLAAFGYPPVAGLKQVHGVEVHLVEGPGVWEGDGLLTRTPGLLLRVGVADCYPLLLYRPEGLVGALHAGWRGVVGGILPRALERIAALGLDPTETHLAIGPGIGGGCYQVGEEVAGRFQEVGLPTFTPDPKAPGRYLLDLEKALLLQARRAGLKEERIYWVGLCTHCDPRLFSHRRDRGQTGRMWGLVMLASRHG; this is translated from the coding sequence ATGGTCCCCCTCCTCACCACCCCCCTGCCCACACCCCACGGCTTCACCACCCGCGAGGGCGGGGTCTCCCAAGGGCCTTATGGGAGCCTCAACCTTTCCGCCGCCACCGGCGACGACCCCCAAAAGGTGGCGGAGAACCAGAGGCGGGTCCTGGCCGCCTTCGGCTACCCCCCGGTAGCGGGGCTCAAGCAGGTGCACGGGGTGGAGGTGCACCTGGTGGAAGGCCCCGGAGTCTGGGAGGGGGACGGCCTCCTCACCCGCACCCCGGGCCTCCTCCTGCGGGTGGGGGTGGCGGACTGCTACCCCCTCCTCCTCTACCGCCCGGAAGGCCTGGTGGGCGCCCTCCACGCCGGCTGGCGGGGGGTGGTGGGGGGGATTCTCCCAAGGGCCCTGGAAAGGATCGCGGCCTTGGGCCTGGACCCCACGGAAACCCACTTGGCCATAGGCCCCGGCATCGGGGGCGGGTGCTACCAGGTGGGAGAGGAGGTGGCCGGGCGCTTCCAGGAGGTGGGCCTCCCCACCTTCACCCCGGACCCCAAGGCCCCGGGCCGGTATCTTCTGGACCTGGAAAAAGCCCTCCTCCTCCAGGCCCGGCGGGCCGGGCTCAAGGAGGAGCGCATCTACTGGGTGGGGCTTTGCACCCACTGCGACCCCCGCCTCTTCTCCCACCGCCGGGACCGGGGCCAGACCGGGAGGATGTGGGGCCTGGTCATGCTGGCGTCAAGGCATGGTTAA
- a CDS encoding type IV pilus twitching motility protein PilT, with the protein MPKVPDIVDLLSLAVERGASDLVITVGVPPMLKIDGEFHPTEYEPLSPQETRRLMYALMDEKQQRVFEEDKELDFSFSLPGRGRFRVNVFLQRGSVAGVLRVVPAVIKSFEELGLPKNIAEIALSPRGLVLVTGPTGSGKSTTLASMIDYINERKPVHIVTIEDPIEFFHKHKKAIVNQREIGADTHGFHKALRSVLRQAPDVILVGEMRDYETIAAAITAAETGHLVMGTLHTNSAPETIDRIVDVFPENQQEQVRVQLSNNLVAVLTQQLLPKAFGGGRVLAYELMIATPAVRALIREGKTHQLRSVIQTGGQFGMITMDACLADLYKRKLITYELGLARAVDPKEFMRLAGVQEKPARG; encoded by the coding sequence ATGCCTAAGGTTCCGGACATTGTGGATCTTCTGAGCCTGGCCGTGGAGCGAGGGGCCAGCGACCTGGTGATCACCGTGGGCGTCCCCCCCATGCTGAAGATCGACGGGGAGTTCCACCCCACGGAGTACGAGCCCCTCTCCCCCCAGGAGACCCGCCGCCTCATGTACGCCCTCATGGACGAGAAGCAGCAGCGGGTCTTTGAGGAGGACAAGGAGCTGGACTTCTCCTTCAGCCTCCCGGGCAGGGGACGCTTTCGGGTGAACGTCTTCTTGCAGCGGGGAAGCGTGGCCGGGGTGTTGCGGGTGGTGCCCGCCGTCATCAAGAGCTTTGAGGAGCTGGGCCTGCCCAAAAACATCGCCGAGATCGCCCTAAGCCCCAGGGGCCTAGTCCTGGTCACGGGGCCCACGGGGTCAGGGAAGAGCACGACCCTGGCCTCCATGATCGACTACATCAACGAACGCAAACCCGTGCACATCGTGACCATTGAGGACCCCATTGAGTTCTTCCACAAGCACAAAAAGGCCATCGTCAACCAGCGGGAGATCGGCGCCGACACCCACGGCTTCCACAAGGCCCTAAGGAGCGTCCTCCGCCAGGCCCCCGACGTGATCCTGGTGGGGGAGATGCGGGACTACGAGACCATCGCCGCCGCTATCACCGCCGCCGAGACCGGCCACCTGGTCATGGGCACCCTGCACACCAACTCCGCCCCCGAGACCATTGACCGCATCGTTGACGTCTTCCCCGAGAACCAGCAGGAGCAGGTGCGGGTCCAGCTCTCCAACAACCTGGTGGCCGTCCTGACCCAGCAGCTCCTGCCCAAGGCTTTCGGCGGGGGCCGGGTCCTGGCCTACGAGCTCATGATCGCCACCCCGGCCGTTAGGGCCCTGATCCGGGAGGGCAAGACCCACCAGCTCCGGAGCGTCATCCAGACGGGCGGCCAGTTCGGCATGATCACCATGGACGCCTGTCTGGCCGATCTCTACAAGCGCAAGCTCATCACCTACGAGCTGGGCCTCGCCCGGGCGGTGGACCCCAAGGAGTTCATGCGCCTCGCTGGGGTGCAGGAGAAGCCCGCCCGCGGGTAA